Proteins co-encoded in one Leptospira yasudae genomic window:
- a CDS encoding HEAT repeat domain-containing protein — translation MNSTEKSKSWKNRTKNSSTKPETTIRIFVKYILFFAYSILIICAGTAIVSAPQQTKPQKLSEEQLVKKKEILLQVLKFGTTKERAMALRELEDFPPEHSGALIDQLGKILDKDPDWMMRVYAIRTVAELKLTQYGESILKLLKSEQADVQRESIYATKKLKLEKAAPILFEILKTQDFTKNSNLTVGLLDALGEFPPQDDASSFLLARLGESFNDPEIRAQIALFFGKSKDKKAEGQLLEIYKDSKEPITLRSFSVSSLGKMKSISSMPTIKEELEKIRNLKSKNEVKDFQPLKIHSVTALVSMGDKDILEELYAYARDDDPVVRLRAIKHLTDTGDMSVLEILEYKAQRDPSEKVKKAAKAAIEKLKKGESGGDVDIKESDSPKFKPGNKERPIRSGDSSPLPGTSNSSPESGTSPSSGGGGGNAPSSGSSGGKSESEDLED, via the coding sequence ATGAACTCAACAGAAAAATCAAAGAGCTGGAAGAACAGAACCAAAAACTCCAGCACGAAACCTGAAACAACGATCCGTATCTTCGTGAAATACATTCTATTTTTTGCATATTCGATTCTTATTATCTGTGCGGGAACTGCGATCGTTTCCGCTCCTCAACAGACAAAACCCCAAAAACTCTCCGAAGAACAGCTCGTAAAGAAGAAGGAAATCCTTCTTCAGGTTTTGAAATTCGGTACCACGAAAGAAAGAGCCATGGCTCTTCGAGAACTCGAGGATTTTCCACCCGAACATTCCGGCGCCTTGATCGATCAGCTCGGTAAAATTCTGGATAAGGACCCGGATTGGATGATGAGGGTCTACGCGATTCGAACCGTCGCCGAACTGAAACTCACGCAATACGGGGAATCGATTCTCAAGCTGTTAAAAAGCGAACAAGCGGACGTTCAGCGCGAATCGATCTACGCTACTAAAAAATTGAAACTCGAAAAGGCCGCACCGATTCTTTTTGAAATCCTGAAAACCCAAGACTTTACCAAAAATTCCAATCTTACCGTGGGACTTTTGGACGCTCTCGGAGAATTTCCTCCGCAAGACGACGCTTCTTCCTTTTTGCTCGCGCGTTTGGGCGAAAGTTTTAACGATCCGGAAATCCGCGCGCAGATCGCCCTCTTCTTCGGAAAGAGCAAGGATAAAAAGGCGGAAGGTCAGCTTCTCGAGATCTATAAGGATTCGAAAGAACCGATCACTCTGCGAAGCTTTTCCGTAAGTTCATTAGGAAAGATGAAATCGATTTCCTCCATGCCTACCATCAAGGAAGAATTGGAAAAAATTCGAAACCTGAAGAGCAAGAACGAAGTCAAGGACTTTCAACCGCTGAAGATCCATTCCGTCACGGCTCTCGTCTCCATGGGCGACAAGGATATATTAGAAGAATTGTATGCGTATGCGAGAGACGACGATCCGGTCGTTCGACTCAGAGCGATCAAACATCTAACGGACACGGGAGACATGTCCGTTCTGGAAATTTTAGAATACAAGGCGCAAAGAGATCCGAGCGAAAAGGTCAAAAAAGCCGCCAAAGCCGCGATCGAAAAATTGAAAAAAGGAGAATCCGGCGGCGACGTTGATATCAAAGAATCCGATTCTCCGAAGTTCAAACCGGGAAACAAGGAAAGACCGATTCGTTCGGGAGATTCTTCCCCGTTACCCGGAACCTCGAACTCCTCTCCTGAAAGCGGAACCTCTCCTTCTTCCGGAGGCGGAGGCGGAAACGCACCTTCTTCGGGATCGAGCGGAGGCAAATCCGAATCCGAAGATTTAGAGGACTAA
- a CDS encoding type 1 glutamine amidotransferase, whose product MRSLIVRFKDCEGPGIILDSLKERNYRVTYHNAYDPRVQPLPDAHLVFDVIVLLGGPQSVADPELAHFFEPWFNLVRYAALMPNRKVIGICLGSQIISKALGGEVKRGEKGPEIGFYDVQIQEPHSVLNGTSSFPAFHLHEDVFSIPQGAKHLLKSEMYSNQMFSYQDRIFGIQCHLEVTAPMLKVWQGVHADFIRSAGWVPGPETEHLRSQMETSGRKIFDAILDL is encoded by the coding sequence ATGAGAAGTTTAATCGTACGCTTCAAAGACTGCGAGGGTCCGGGGATCATTCTCGATTCTTTAAAAGAAAGAAATTATAGAGTCACCTATCACAACGCATACGACCCGAGGGTTCAACCCCTTCCGGACGCGCATCTCGTGTTCGACGTGATCGTTTTGTTAGGCGGTCCTCAATCCGTCGCCGATCCGGAACTCGCGCACTTCTTCGAGCCTTGGTTCAATCTGGTGCGTTATGCGGCATTGATGCCCAATCGAAAGGTCATCGGAATCTGTCTCGGATCGCAGATTATTTCCAAGGCGCTCGGCGGGGAAGTCAAACGCGGAGAGAAAGGACCGGAGATCGGTTTTTACGACGTTCAAATCCAAGAACCGCATTCCGTTTTAAACGGAACTTCTTCCTTTCCCGCGTTTCATCTGCACGAGGACGTGTTTTCGATCCCTCAGGGAGCGAAACATCTTCTCAAGAGCGAGATGTATTCGAACCAGATGTTCTCGTATCAGGATCGGATCTTCGGGATTCAGTGTCACTTGGAAGTGACGGCTCCTATGCTCAAGGTTTGGCAAGGGGTTCATGCGGATTTTATCCGCTCGGCGGGCTGGGTGCCCGGACCGGAAACGGAACATCTGAGGTCTCAGATGGAAACGTCCGGTCGCAAAATTTTCGACGCGATTCTGGATCTGTGA
- a CDS encoding acyltransferase has product MKSFIERLLKFRSHAKNSFVVWILLLLFSALSHRELSALDPLDPNLSYLKESTPFVADLVKIRFPEKCEVRRLGTQNHWKIIPRQGRAWMMILREWEGTVSKEEALSALLKELFPESKDIPVPDLRGIKIVAGERKEIVSGNPLTVRYYLLEQKGKIVSIYLGFDSDNQTISDYFQTPKNFLRTLSDSF; this is encoded by the coding sequence ATGAAATCATTTATTGAAAGACTTCTGAAGTTCAGGTCTCATGCGAAGAATTCATTCGTTGTGTGGATTCTTCTTTTATTATTCTCCGCCTTGTCGCATCGAGAATTGAGTGCGCTCGATCCGTTGGATCCGAATCTTTCGTATCTCAAGGAATCGACTCCGTTCGTTGCGGATCTCGTCAAGATCCGCTTTCCGGAAAAGTGCGAAGTCAGACGGTTGGGAACGCAGAATCACTGGAAAATAATCCCGAGACAGGGAAGAGCTTGGATGATGATTCTCCGCGAATGGGAAGGAACGGTTTCCAAGGAAGAAGCGCTTTCCGCTTTACTGAAAGAATTATTTCCCGAATCGAAGGATATTCCCGTTCCCGATTTACGCGGAATCAAAATCGTCGCGGGTGAAAGAAAAGAAATCGTATCGGGCAACCCTCTCACGGTTCGTTATTATCTCTTGGAACAAAAAGGAAAAATCGTTTCCATCTATCTCGGATTCGATTCCGACAATCAAACGATTTCGGATTACTTCCAAACTCCGAAAAACTTTCTCCGCACTCTCTCGGATTCTTTTTGA
- a CDS encoding ankyrin repeat domain-containing protein, translating to MESKLLNSHFLKEVDKYKYDLKKIEKYLKEGADVGCTTGEFGGRSDWDNTALHIAVKKEKLEIIHLLLEHGADINAKNREGYTPIYKIPWKRKEGLVLFQFLQVRGADLHTKTNSKISLVHYSALQDHVPILKLLLENGLDPNQQTDQGETPLHWTINDHCFQSAQFLLNCGVAINTQNQDGRTVLHEAALREYDKLIKLFLEFGADPKLKDNKDNQARDLAKKEKTIRLLDGNISNTEDPKLNYMIEKFLAEQKESFNSIRIEIRKNLQKEFSQINRKNLIQSVTKPLSDLKSKWERLYPDALVIVFEWAGNAQIPFSAYALPRGYTQFEVTPDSIVFRREIDNQDSDQSFEDEDMDDYQDEENPFGDPVFEEYETGIDFSDAFEGIEEILNLTDRNEYWIVKNLYNSFLAFLLKETFSQIFEPDSFWFLFGVEHDQKPFLLFQSD from the coding sequence ATGGAATCAAAATTACTCAACTCTCACTTTCTCAAAGAAGTCGATAAATATAAATACGATCTTAAAAAAATCGAAAAGTATTTGAAAGAGGGTGCTGACGTTGGATGCACAACCGGAGAATTCGGAGGTCGATCCGATTGGGACAACACTGCGCTTCACATCGCGGTTAAAAAAGAGAAGTTGGAAATCATTCATCTACTTTTAGAACACGGAGCCGATATCAACGCAAAAAATAGAGAAGGATACACACCTATCTATAAGATTCCTTGGAAACGAAAAGAAGGACTTGTTCTATTCCAATTTTTGCAGGTGCGAGGAGCAGATCTACACACAAAAACCAATTCAAAAATCTCCCTAGTTCATTACTCGGCTCTTCAAGATCACGTTCCTATTCTCAAGCTCCTACTGGAAAACGGATTAGATCCAAACCAACAAACCGATCAAGGCGAAACTCCTTTGCATTGGACCATAAACGACCACTGCTTTCAAAGCGCTCAATTTCTATTGAATTGTGGAGTCGCAATCAACACACAAAATCAGGATGGACGAACCGTTCTCCACGAAGCTGCGCTTAGAGAATATGATAAACTCATAAAGTTATTTTTAGAATTCGGTGCAGATCCCAAACTTAAAGATAATAAAGACAATCAAGCTCGAGATCTCGCCAAAAAAGAAAAAACGATTCGGTTGCTTGATGGAAACATTTCCAATACGGAAGATCCAAAACTCAATTACATGATTGAAAAGTTTTTAGCCGAGCAAAAGGAATCATTCAACTCAATTCGGATCGAAATTCGGAAAAATCTTCAAAAAGAATTTTCCCAGATCAATCGAAAAAATCTAATCCAATCCGTGACCAAACCTCTCTCCGACTTAAAATCGAAATGGGAACGTTTGTATCCGGACGCATTAGTGATCGTTTTTGAATGGGCCGGAAACGCACAGATACCCTTTTCCGCTTATGCGCTTCCGAGAGGATATACTCAGTTTGAAGTAACTCCGGATTCGATCGTTTTTAGAAGAGAGATCGACAACCAGGATTCAGATCAATCTTTCGAAGATGAGGACATGGATGATTATCAGGACGAAGAGAATCCTTTCGGGGATCCTGTTTTTGAGGAGTACGAAACCGGAATCGACTTTTCTGACGCATTCGAAGGAATCGAGGAAATTTTAAATTTAACAGATCGCAATGAATATTGGATCGTCAAAAATCTTTATAACTCTTTTTTAGCGTTTCTTTTAAAGGAAACATTCTCTCAGATTTTTGAACCGGATTCCTTTTGGTTTCTATTCGGCGTTGAACACGACCAAAAACCGTTTCTATTATTTCAGTCTGATTGA
- a CDS encoding response regulator, with protein MNKGYIICVDDEVSVLETIQQQLRNEFGDSHEIETASSAEDGLALMEEIQNSGYVIEVVIADQVMPGMKGSQFLEEVHKRLPDSIKIMLTGQAGLDSAIHAINYGGLSRYVEKPWNIEELTGDIRFLIEKFRQNLENQHLINELNRKIKELEEQNQKLQHET; from the coding sequence ATGAATAAAGGTTATATCATTTGTGTCGATGATGAAGTATCGGTACTGGAAACGATCCAGCAGCAGCTTCGAAACGAATTCGGTGACAGCCACGAAATCGAAACCGCGAGCAGCGCGGAAGACGGTTTGGCTCTGATGGAGGAAATCCAAAACTCGGGGTATGTGATCGAAGTGGTGATCGCCGATCAGGTGATGCCCGGCATGAAAGGTTCCCAGTTTTTGGAAGAAGTCCACAAACGGCTTCCCGATTCGATCAAGATCATGCTCACCGGCCAAGCAGGTCTCGATTCCGCGATCCACGCGATCAACTACGGAGGTTTAAGCCGTTATGTGGAAAAACCTTGGAACATCGAAGAACTCACGGGAGACATTCGGTTTTTAATCGAAAAGTTCCGCCAAAATTTAGAGAACCAACACTTAATCAATGAACTCAACAGAAAAATCAAAGAGCTGGAAGAACAGAACCAAAAACTCCAGCACGAAACCTGA
- a CDS encoding TlpA family protein disulfide reductase → MNSEPVFRPVFSRFTGSYVSLMNRIFLFVLFSLFSSFCAPSEQPNLGVQDFQGVTLDGKTVRLSEVAAPRLVLNVYGPNCVPCIKEIPALNYLYQEMQKDPKIQFYMAVDPALFFDEPETMSEEELLTKAVPLVKEEIQKYGIQVPTLLMKKPFRVSRTGSIITGTPETLLFKTKPFVLYYNFIGPISEEANPQRLSVDQKLLFFKRMAGSS, encoded by the coding sequence ATGAATTCGGAACCCGTTTTCCGTCCTGTTTTTTCTCGTTTCACCGGAAGTTATGTATCATTGATGAACCGCATTTTCCTTTTTGTACTTTTTAGTCTTTTTTCCAGCTTTTGCGCCCCGTCGGAACAACCGAATCTCGGAGTTCAGGACTTTCAGGGAGTTACCCTGGACGGAAAGACCGTCCGACTTTCCGAAGTCGCAGCTCCGCGTTTGGTCCTAAACGTCTACGGTCCGAACTGCGTGCCTTGTATCAAAGAAATTCCCGCGCTGAATTATCTGTATCAGGAAATGCAAAAGGATCCGAAGATCCAATTCTATATGGCGGTGGACCCGGCTCTCTTTTTCGACGAACCGGAAACGATGTCGGAAGAAGAACTCTTAACCAAGGCCGTGCCTCTGGTGAAGGAAGAAATCCAGAAATACGGAATTCAAGTCCCGACTCTTTTGATGAAGAAACCCTTTCGCGTAAGCCGAACCGGCTCCATCATCACGGGAACTCCGGAAACGCTACTGTTTAAAACGAAACCATTCGTTCTCTATTATAACTTTATCGGGCCGATCAGCGAAGAGGCGAATCCTCAAAGACTTTCCGTCGATCAGAAACTGCTCTTTTTCAAAAGGATGGCCGGATCTTCATGA
- a CDS encoding LIC_11959 family protein, with amino-acid sequence MFCLWIWFDPIAAQEVHRAAATYRASIPYSEPRVADIKESLSSSSPEFPETFKLFFQELKGNYAVFYDWNGETVYYKYRINKFDKSRLRQVRKLAEGAAYEVRGKWEGLIVFQVSTIPLFKKANAVSLEEKKDRFSIPVYDLVEFRELALDEIIY; translated from the coding sequence TTGTTCTGCCTTTGGATCTGGTTCGATCCGATCGCCGCGCAGGAAGTTCATCGTGCGGCCGCCACGTATCGAGCCTCGATCCCCTACTCCGAACCCCGTGTCGCGGACATTAAGGAATCCTTATCTTCTTCCTCGCCCGAGTTTCCCGAAACGTTCAAGCTTTTCTTTCAGGAACTCAAAGGAAATTACGCCGTCTTTTATGATTGGAACGGTGAAACGGTATATTACAAATATCGAATCAATAAATTCGACAAATCGAGATTGCGACAAGTTCGTAAACTCGCGGAAGGAGCCGCCTACGAAGTGCGCGGCAAATGGGAGGGATTGATCGTATTCCAAGTTTCGACGATTCCACTTTTCAAAAAAGCGAATGCGGTCAGCTTAGAGGAAAAAAAGGATCGGTTCTCGATTCCCGTTTACGATCTTGTGGAATTCAGGGAACTCGCTCTGGATGAAATCATTTATTGA
- a CDS encoding 6-hydroxymethylpterin diphosphokinase MptE-like protein: MIFGFGLGYHVESFLKRVPEPVNVLILEPVVALKPIAEKFSERISKSYEAEGHKIRMIFGLEEFLSKPLSSWLFEGVDKVTPFLHPVYSRKFQDLALSFLDSLKQTSQSRISQNQAAKDYFQKIWTRNFVRNLSSIFKNSNSSSIVAGAKKDFFRDKTLLFTGASPSLEDETNWIREHRNRFHLLASDTSLGWLLGSGIFPDAVLSIDSSRGTIFHFRNILPPEIPILTWLGGSSYLFDLPNPKWIYFSTHPLDQILRSLFFAEAPLLENPSLNMAGIAVSFAKQLSYGRILLKGVDFQRSGGRTHCRSSGYEAFDRFFLSRKVGLSRLRFQKTKSWERRFSILELLKKESPELFESDFVSDSSAQESGSIADGLIAENPKKIDSDQWIRFCIAQPDLGGKNYFSARILSIPLV; encoded by the coding sequence CTGATCTTCGGATTCGGTTTGGGCTATCACGTGGAATCCTTTCTCAAACGGGTTCCCGAACCGGTAAACGTTCTGATCCTGGAACCCGTCGTCGCATTAAAACCGATCGCAGAAAAATTCTCGGAACGGATTTCCAAGTCTTACGAAGCGGAAGGCCACAAGATTCGGATGATCTTCGGACTTGAGGAATTCTTATCCAAACCCTTGTCCTCTTGGCTTTTCGAAGGGGTGGACAAAGTGACCCCGTTCTTACACCCCGTTTATTCCCGTAAGTTTCAGGATTTGGCGCTGAGTTTTCTGGATTCTCTCAAACAAACCTCCCAAAGCCGGATTTCGCAAAACCAGGCCGCCAAGGATTACTTCCAAAAAATCTGGACCCGCAACTTTGTGCGGAATCTTTCGAGTATATTCAAGAATTCGAATTCTTCCTCGATCGTCGCGGGAGCAAAGAAGGATTTCTTTCGGGATAAGACTCTTTTGTTCACCGGAGCGAGCCCTTCCCTGGAAGACGAAACCAATTGGATCCGAGAACACCGAAATCGATTTCATCTTCTCGCGAGCGACACGTCCCTCGGCTGGCTTTTGGGTTCGGGGATTTTTCCGGACGCGGTGTTGAGCATCGATTCCTCGCGCGGAACCATATTCCATTTTCGGAATATTCTTCCTCCCGAAATTCCGATCCTGACCTGGCTCGGAGGTTCGTCGTATTTGTTCGATCTTCCCAATCCGAAATGGATTTATTTTTCCACCCATCCTCTCGACCAAATTCTCCGTTCTCTCTTTTTTGCGGAAGCGCCTCTGTTGGAAAACCCGTCCTTGAACATGGCGGGGATTGCAGTGTCGTTCGCCAAACAACTTTCTTACGGAAGAATTCTTCTGAAAGGAGTGGACTTTCAACGAAGCGGAGGAAGAACGCATTGCCGTTCCAGCGGATACGAAGCGTTCGACCGATTCTTTCTTTCTCGCAAAGTAGGTTTGTCTCGTCTTCGTTTTCAAAAAACGAAATCCTGGGAACGAAGATTCTCCATTTTGGAACTGCTAAAAAAAGAATCCCCGGAACTTTTTGAGTCCGATTTCGTGTCTGATTCTTCGGCACAGGAAAGCGGATCGATTGCGGACGGTTTGATTGCGGAGAACCCGAAAAAAATCGACTCGGATCAGTGGATTCGATTTTGCATCGCACAGCCGGATTTAGGCGGAAAGAACTATTTCTCGGCCCGGATTCTCAGCATTCCGCTCGTGTGA
- the secA gene encoding preprotein translocase subunit SecA, whose protein sequence is MIQSILRIILGSKFERDLKKLIPIVSEINSLEERMKGMNDSELSSQTVRFRERLSKGESLDSILPEAFATVREASLRTMGMRHFDVQMMGGIALHGGNIAEMKTGEGKTLTSTLAVYLNALAGKGVHVVTVNDYLAKRDANWMKPIYDFLGITVGVIQHDMDHEQRKIAYSADITYGTNNEFGFDYLRDNMVSHKDHKVQRSHFFAIVDEVDSILIDEARTPLIISGSSDETTDKYVRINKIIPKLIEGEDFEVDEKARNVLLSEKGVSHVEEILGIENLYAPENVDLVHHVHQALKAHKIFQKDVDYVVQGGEVIIVDEFTGRLMAGRRYSDGLHQALEAKENVTIAKESQTLASITFQNYFRMYDKLAGMTGTADTEAEEFRKIYNLDVIVIPPNVTVQRKDSPDRVYRTEKEKFDAILAEIRDLRAKKQPVLVGTISIEKSEVLSRMLAAAGIQHNVLNAKFHEREAEIVANAGKPGAVTIATNMAGRGTDIVLGGAQLYKESLESWKDDDDLVRQFKEAVLKQDLSKAEGLAQKMDSSAKQKRASEILQSVQIWKANHEEVLAAGGLHILGTERHEARRIDNQLRGRSGRQGDPGSSRFYLSLQDDLMRIFGSDRISGLMKWANMPEGQEIESKMVSNAIARAQKRVEGHNFDIRKHLLEYDDVMNRQRIVIYKMRNEVLENEDISGLLLTFIEEAVENQIVTHCDGNNPSAWNLDSLKEWLDGLDLDVAISEDDFKKTKNPQLALFEKVNAAAKARYEGRAQSIGPDIWKLLERNIFLDILDHRWKEHLYSMDHLREGIWTVGYSERNPLVEYKLQGFRMFDVAIENLKNEVVNFLFRVEVSENSKPPEERKEYKKVGQEITGGFEELTGGKTVRSNGAGVTVTTSSGGGTERKTSRRRKR, encoded by the coding sequence ATGATTCAAAGCATTCTCCGAATTATTCTTGGAAGCAAATTCGAAAGAGATTTAAAAAAACTCATCCCGATCGTTTCGGAAATCAATTCTTTGGAAGAAAGAATGAAGGGGATGAACGACTCCGAACTTTCCTCTCAAACGGTTCGTTTTCGCGAACGACTTTCCAAGGGAGAATCCTTGGACTCCATTCTTCCCGAAGCCTTTGCCACGGTAAGAGAAGCGTCTCTGCGCACGATGGGGATGAGACACTTCGACGTTCAGATGATGGGCGGGATCGCTCTTCACGGAGGCAACATTGCGGAGATGAAAACGGGAGAAGGGAAGACCTTAACTTCCACGCTCGCTGTTTATCTCAACGCACTTGCGGGTAAAGGCGTTCACGTGGTGACCGTGAACGACTATCTCGCAAAGCGGGACGCGAACTGGATGAAGCCGATCTACGACTTCCTCGGTATTACAGTCGGCGTGATTCAGCACGACATGGATCACGAACAAAGAAAGATCGCTTATTCCGCGGACATAACATACGGAACCAACAACGAATTCGGTTTTGATTATCTGAGAGACAACATGGTTTCTCACAAGGATCACAAGGTTCAAAGATCCCATTTCTTTGCGATCGTGGACGAGGTGGACTCGATCCTGATCGACGAAGCGAGAACCCCTCTCATCATTTCCGGTTCTTCGGACGAAACCACGGACAAATACGTTCGCATCAACAAAATCATTCCTAAGCTAATCGAAGGAGAGGATTTCGAAGTCGACGAAAAGGCGCGTAACGTGCTTCTTTCGGAGAAGGGAGTTTCCCACGTGGAAGAGATTCTCGGGATCGAAAACTTATACGCTCCCGAAAACGTGGATCTCGTACATCACGTTCACCAGGCTTTGAAGGCGCACAAGATCTTTCAAAAGGACGTGGACTACGTCGTTCAAGGCGGAGAAGTCATCATCGTGGACGAGTTCACCGGTCGTTTGATGGCGGGACGTCGTTATTCGGACGGTCTTCACCAAGCTCTCGAAGCGAAGGAAAACGTCACCATCGCGAAAGAATCGCAGACTCTCGCTTCGATCACATTCCAGAACTATTTTAGAATGTACGACAAACTCGCGGGTATGACGGGAACGGCCGATACGGAAGCGGAGGAATTCAGAAAGATCTACAACCTCGACGTTATCGTGATTCCGCCTAACGTGACCGTGCAGAGAAAGGATTCTCCCGATCGCGTTTACAGAACCGAAAAGGAAAAGTTCGACGCGATTCTCGCAGAGATCCGAGATCTCCGCGCGAAAAAACAACCGGTTCTCGTGGGAACGATTTCCATCGAAAAGTCGGAAGTGCTTTCGAGGATGCTCGCCGCTGCTGGAATCCAGCACAACGTCTTAAACGCGAAGTTTCACGAACGCGAAGCGGAGATCGTTGCGAACGCCGGAAAGCCGGGCGCCGTTACGATCGCGACCAACATGGCGGGAAGAGGAACAGACATCGTTCTCGGCGGAGCGCAGCTTTATAAAGAAAGTTTGGAATCTTGGAAGGACGACGACGATCTCGTGCGCCAATTCAAGGAAGCCGTTCTCAAACAGGATTTAAGCAAGGCCGAAGGCCTGGCGCAGAAGATGGATTCTTCCGCAAAACAAAAACGTGCGTCCGAAATTCTACAATCGGTTCAGATCTGGAAAGCGAACCATGAGGAAGTTTTGGCCGCGGGCGGTCTTCACATTCTCGGAACCGAAAGACACGAAGCGAGACGGATCGATAATCAGCTCCGCGGTCGTTCGGGTCGTCAAGGTGATCCGGGTTCCAGCCGTTTTTATCTTTCTCTGCAGGACGATCTCATGCGGATCTTCGGATCGGATCGGATTTCCGGTCTGATGAAATGGGCGAACATGCCCGAAGGTCAAGAGATCGAAAGCAAGATGGTGAGCAACGCGATCGCAAGAGCGCAGAAGAGGGTGGAAGGTCATAACTTCGACATTCGGAAACACCTTCTCGAATACGACGACGTGATGAACCGTCAGAGAATCGTGATCTACAAAATGAGAAACGAGGTTCTCGAAAACGAGGACATCTCCGGTTTGCTTCTTACGTTTATCGAAGAAGCGGTGGAGAATCAAATCGTAACTCACTGCGACGGAAACAATCCTTCCGCTTGGAACCTCGATTCTTTGAAAGAATGGCTCGACGGTCTGGATCTGGACGTTGCGATCAGCGAAGACGATTTTAAGAAGACCAAAAATCCTCAACTCGCGTTGTTCGAAAAAGTGAACGCGGCCGCAAAAGCGCGTTACGAAGGAAGAGCGCAGTCGATCGGACCGGATATTTGGAAACTTTTGGAAAGAAATATTTTCCTGGATATTCTCGATCACCGTTGGAAGGAACATCTCTATTCCATGGATCATCTCCGCGAAGGAATTTGGACCGTGGGTTACAGCGAACGAAATCCTCTCGTGGAATATAAACTTCAAGGTTTTAGAATGTTCGACGTTGCGATCGAGAATCTCAAAAACGAAGTCGTAAACTTTCTCTTCCGCGTGGAAGTTTCGGAAAACTCCAAACCTCCGGAAGAAAGAAAGGAATATAAAAAAGTCGGTCAGGAAATTACCGGAGGGTTCGAAGAACTTACCGGAGGAAAAACCGTTCGTTCCAACGGAGCGGGGGTAACCGTAACGACCAGCTCGGGCGGCGGCACTGAAAGAAAGACCAGCCGGAGAAGAAAACGGTGA